The following are encoded in a window of Kogia breviceps isolate mKogBre1 chromosome 10, mKogBre1 haplotype 1, whole genome shotgun sequence genomic DNA:
- the EOMES gene encoding eomesodermin homolog isoform X2 produces MQLGEQLLVSSVNLPGAHFYPLEGARGGGGGSAGHLSGAAPSPQRLDLDKAPKKFSGSLSCEAGSGEPAAAGAGAPAAMLSDADAGDAFARTAAVAKPGPPDGRKGSPCGEEELPSAAAAAAAAAAAASARYSMDSLSSERYYLQSPGPQGSELAAPCSLFPYQAAAGAPHGSVYPAPNGARYPYGSMLPPGGFPAAVCPPGRAQFGPGAGASGGAGGSGGGGGPGAYQYGQGAPLYGPYSGAAAAGSCGGLGGLGVPGSGFRAHVYLCNRPLWLKFHRHQTEMIITKQGRRMFPFLSFNINGLNPTAHYNVFVEVVLADPNHWRFQGGKWVTCGKADNNMQGNKMYVHPESPNTGSHWMRQEISFGKLKLTNNKGANNNNTQMIVLQSLHKYQPRLHIVEVTEDGVEDLNEPSKTQTFIFSETQFIAVTAYQNTDITQLKIDHNPFAKGFRDNYDSSHQIVPGGRYGIQSFFPEPFVNTLPQARYYNGERTVPQTNGLLSPQQSEEVANPPQRWLVTPVQQPGTNKLDIGSYESEYTSSTLLPYGIKSLPLQTSHALGYYPDPTFPTMAGWGGRGSYQRKMAAGLPWTSRTSPPVFSEDQLSKEKVKEEISSSWIETPPSIKSLDSNDSGVYTSACKRRRLSPSSSSNENSPSIKCEDINAEEYSKDTSKGMGGYYAFYTTP; encoded by the exons ATGCAGTTAGGGGAGCAGCTCTTGGTGAGCTCGGTGAACCTGCCCGGCGCGCACTTCTACCCGCTGGAGGGGGCGCGGGGCGGTGGCGGTGGGAGCGCCGGCCACCTCTCGGGAGCGGCCCCCTCGCCTCAGCGGCTGGACTTAGACAAAGCGCCCAAGAAGTTCTCGGGCAGCCTCTCGTGcgaggcagggagtggggagcCCGCAGCCGCGGGTGCGGGGGCCCCCGCGGCCATGCTCAGTGACGCCGACGCCGGGGACGCCTTTGCCCGCACCGCGGCCGTGGCCAAGCCGGGGCCCCCGGACGGCCGCAAGGGCTCCCCCTGCGGGGAGGAGGAGCTgccctccgccgccgccgcagccgccgccgccgccgccgccgccagcgcGCGCTACTCCATGGACAGCCTGAGCTCGGAGCGTTACTACCTCCAGTCCCCTGGGCCTCAGGGCTCCGAGCTGGCCGCGCCCTGCTCGCTGTTCCCGTACCAGGCGGCGGCCGGGGCGCCCCACGGATCTGTGTACCCGGCTCCCAACGGGGCGCGCTACCCCTACGGCTCCATGCTGCCCCCCGGCGGCTTCCCCGCGGCCGTGTGCCCACCCGGCAGGGCGCAGTTCGGCCCGGGAGCAGGCGCGAGCGGCGGAGCGGGCGGCAGCGGCGGGGGAGGCGGCCCGGGCGCCTATCAGTACGGTCAGGGGGCTCCGCTGTACGGACCGTACTCCGGGGCAGCAGCCGCGGGTTCCTGCGGAGGACTGGGGGGTCTGGGGGTTCCCGGCTCCGGCTTCCGCGCCCACGTCTACCTGTGCAACCGGCCTCTGTGGCTCAAATTCCACCGCCACCAAACCGAGATGATCATTACGAAACAGGGCAG ACGCATGTTTCCTTTCTTGAGTTTCAACATAAACGGACTTAATCCAACCGCCCACTACAACGTGTTCGTAGAAGTGGTGCTGGCGGACCCCAACCACTGGCGCTTCCAGGGGGGCAAATGGGTGACCTGCGGAAAAGCCGACAATAACATGCAGG GCAACAAAATGTATGTTCACCCAGAATCTCCTAATACTGGTTCCCACTGGATGAGACAGGAGATTTCCTTTGGGAAATTAAAACTCACCAATAACAAAGGCGCAAATAACAACAACACCCAG ATGATAGTCTTACAGTCTTTACACAAGTACCAACCACGACTGCACATCGTTGAAGTCACAGAGGATGGCGTGGAGGACTTGAACGAGCCCTCCAAGACTCAGACCTTCATCTTCTCAGAAACGCAGTTCATTGCAGTGACTGCCTACCAAAACACCGAT ATAACTCAACTAAAGATTGATCACAACCCGTTTGCAAAAGGCTTCAGGGACAACTATGACTC ATCCCATCAGATTGTCCCTGGAGGTCGGTACGGCATTCAGTCCTTCTTCCCGGAGCCCTTTGTCAACACTTTACCTCAAGCCCGATATTATAATGGCGAGAGAACCGTGCCACAGACCAACGGCCTCCTTTCACCCCAACAGAGCGAAGAGGTAGCCAACCCTCCCCAGAGATGGCTTGTCACACCCGTCCAGCAACCTGGGACCAACAAACTAGACATCGGTTCCTATGAGTCTGAATATACTTCCAGCACCTTGCTCCCATATGGTATTAAATCCTTGCCCCTCCAGACATCCCATGCCCTGGGGTATTACCCCGACCCCACCTTCCCTACAATGGCAGGGTGGGGAGGTAGAGGTTCTTATCAAAGGAAGATGGCAGCTGGACTCCCATGGACCTCCAGAACAAGCCCCCCTGTGTTCTCTGAAGATCAGCTTTCCAAGGagaaagtcaaagaagaaattagctCTTCTTGGATAGAGACACCCCCATCCATCAAGTCTCTTGACTCCAATGATTCAGGGGTGTACACCAGTGCTTGTAAGCGAAGGCGGCTGTCTCCTAGCTCCTCTAGCAATGAAAATTCTCCCTCCATAAAGTGCGAGGACATCAATGCTGAAGAGTACAGTAAAGACACCTCAAAAGGCATGGGGGGGTATTATGCTTTTTACACGACTCCTTAA
- the EOMES gene encoding eomesodermin homolog isoform X1, which translates to MQLGEQLLVSSVNLPGAHFYPLEGARGGGGGSAGHLSGAAPSPQRLDLDKAPKKFSGSLSCEAGSGEPAAAGAGAPAAMLSDADAGDAFARTAAVAKPGPPDGRKGSPCGEEELPSAAAAAAAAAAAASARYSMDSLSSERYYLQSPGPQGSELAAPCSLFPYQAAAGAPHGSVYPAPNGARYPYGSMLPPGGFPAAVCPPGRAQFGPGAGASGGAGGSGGGGGPGAYQYGQGAPLYGPYSGAAAAGSCGGLGGLGVPGSGFRAHVYLCNRPLWLKFHRHQTEMIITKQGRRMFPFLSFNINGLNPTAHYNVFVEVVLADPNHWRFQGGKWVTCGKADNNMQGNKMYVHPESPNTGSHWMRQEISFGKLKLTNNKGANNNNTQMIVLQSLHKYQPRLHIVEVTEDGVEDLNEPSKTQTFIFSETQFIAVTAYQNTDITQLKIDHNPFAKGFRDNYDSMYTASENDRLTPSPTDSPRSHQIVPGGRYGIQSFFPEPFVNTLPQARYYNGERTVPQTNGLLSPQQSEEVANPPQRWLVTPVQQPGTNKLDIGSYESEYTSSTLLPYGIKSLPLQTSHALGYYPDPTFPTMAGWGGRGSYQRKMAAGLPWTSRTSPPVFSEDQLSKEKVKEEISSSWIETPPSIKSLDSNDSGVYTSACKRRRLSPSSSSNENSPSIKCEDINAEEYSKDTSKGMGGYYAFYTTP; encoded by the exons ATGCAGTTAGGGGAGCAGCTCTTGGTGAGCTCGGTGAACCTGCCCGGCGCGCACTTCTACCCGCTGGAGGGGGCGCGGGGCGGTGGCGGTGGGAGCGCCGGCCACCTCTCGGGAGCGGCCCCCTCGCCTCAGCGGCTGGACTTAGACAAAGCGCCCAAGAAGTTCTCGGGCAGCCTCTCGTGcgaggcagggagtggggagcCCGCAGCCGCGGGTGCGGGGGCCCCCGCGGCCATGCTCAGTGACGCCGACGCCGGGGACGCCTTTGCCCGCACCGCGGCCGTGGCCAAGCCGGGGCCCCCGGACGGCCGCAAGGGCTCCCCCTGCGGGGAGGAGGAGCTgccctccgccgccgccgcagccgccgccgccgccgccgccgccagcgcGCGCTACTCCATGGACAGCCTGAGCTCGGAGCGTTACTACCTCCAGTCCCCTGGGCCTCAGGGCTCCGAGCTGGCCGCGCCCTGCTCGCTGTTCCCGTACCAGGCGGCGGCCGGGGCGCCCCACGGATCTGTGTACCCGGCTCCCAACGGGGCGCGCTACCCCTACGGCTCCATGCTGCCCCCCGGCGGCTTCCCCGCGGCCGTGTGCCCACCCGGCAGGGCGCAGTTCGGCCCGGGAGCAGGCGCGAGCGGCGGAGCGGGCGGCAGCGGCGGGGGAGGCGGCCCGGGCGCCTATCAGTACGGTCAGGGGGCTCCGCTGTACGGACCGTACTCCGGGGCAGCAGCCGCGGGTTCCTGCGGAGGACTGGGGGGTCTGGGGGTTCCCGGCTCCGGCTTCCGCGCCCACGTCTACCTGTGCAACCGGCCTCTGTGGCTCAAATTCCACCGCCACCAAACCGAGATGATCATTACGAAACAGGGCAG ACGCATGTTTCCTTTCTTGAGTTTCAACATAAACGGACTTAATCCAACCGCCCACTACAACGTGTTCGTAGAAGTGGTGCTGGCGGACCCCAACCACTGGCGCTTCCAGGGGGGCAAATGGGTGACCTGCGGAAAAGCCGACAATAACATGCAGG GCAACAAAATGTATGTTCACCCAGAATCTCCTAATACTGGTTCCCACTGGATGAGACAGGAGATTTCCTTTGGGAAATTAAAACTCACCAATAACAAAGGCGCAAATAACAACAACACCCAG ATGATAGTCTTACAGTCTTTACACAAGTACCAACCACGACTGCACATCGTTGAAGTCACAGAGGATGGCGTGGAGGACTTGAACGAGCCCTCCAAGACTCAGACCTTCATCTTCTCAGAAACGCAGTTCATTGCAGTGACTGCCTACCAAAACACCGAT ATAACTCAACTAAAGATTGATCACAACCCGTTTGCAAAAGGCTTCAGGGACAACTATGACTC CATGTACACCGCTTCCGAAAATGACAGGTTAACTCCATCTCCCACGGATTCTCCTAGATCCCATCAGATTGTCCCTGGAGGTCGGTACGGCATTCAGTCCTTCTTCCCGGAGCCCTTTGTCAACACTTTACCTCAAGCCCGATATTATAATGGCGAGAGAACCGTGCCACAGACCAACGGCCTCCTTTCACCCCAACAGAGCGAAGAGGTAGCCAACCCTCCCCAGAGATGGCTTGTCACACCCGTCCAGCAACCTGGGACCAACAAACTAGACATCGGTTCCTATGAGTCTGAATATACTTCCAGCACCTTGCTCCCATATGGTATTAAATCCTTGCCCCTCCAGACATCCCATGCCCTGGGGTATTACCCCGACCCCACCTTCCCTACAATGGCAGGGTGGGGAGGTAGAGGTTCTTATCAAAGGAAGATGGCAGCTGGACTCCCATGGACCTCCAGAACAAGCCCCCCTGTGTTCTCTGAAGATCAGCTTTCCAAGGagaaagtcaaagaagaaattagctCTTCTTGGATAGAGACACCCCCATCCATCAAGTCTCTTGACTCCAATGATTCAGGGGTGTACACCAGTGCTTGTAAGCGAAGGCGGCTGTCTCCTAGCTCCTCTAGCAATGAAAATTCTCCCTCCATAAAGTGCGAGGACATCAATGCTGAAGAGTACAGTAAAGACACCTCAAAAGGCATGGGGGGGTATTATGCTTTTTACACGACTCCTTAA